From the genome of Populus alba chromosome 10, ASM523922v2, whole genome shotgun sequence, one region includes:
- the LOC118045764 gene encoding cytochrome P450 CYP749A22 — MANPIFYFSSCLFLSIVIILVKFFHKVWWTPIRIQSSMKSQGIKGPSYRFLHGMNFLQWYGPQRQLIITEPGPIKEILNNKDRAYPKAKAPNYVKQLLGDGLVTSEGEQWLKMRKLANHAFHGGSLKNMIPAMIASSEIMLERWRHYESKEMDVFREFKVLTSEIISRTAFGSSYLEGQHIFDMLTRMAHIISGNNYRIRIPGIGNFFKTSDDIESENLEATIRSSFMNMMKKREQEAMLGNIDGYGHDFFGLLLEAYHDSDKTKKISVDDLIDECKTFYVGGQEMTSSSLTWSVLLLAIHTD, encoded by the exons ATGGCGAACCCAATATTCTACTTTTCAAGCTGTCTGTTCTTATCCATTGTCATTATTCTCGTCAAGTTCTTTCATAAAGTGTGGTGGACTCCAATTCGCATTCAGTCGTCGATGAAGTCACAAGGAATCAAAGGCCCTTCTTATAGATTCCTGCATG GGATGAACTTTCTTCAATGGTACGGTCCACAACGACAGTTGATCATCACAGAACCTGGGCCGATCAAGGAGATATTGAACAACAAAGATAGAGCATACCCCAAAGCAAAGGCCCCAAATTACGTAAAGCAGCTCCTAGGGGATGGACTTGTCACATCAGAAGGTGAACAGTGGTTAAAGATGAGAAAACTGGCCAACCATGCTTTCCATGGAGGGAGCTTAAAA AATATGATTCCAGCAATGATTGCCAGTTCAGAGATTATGCTTGAAAGATGGAGACATTATGAGAGCAAGGAGATGGATGTATTTCGAGAGTTTAAGGTTTTAACATCAGAAATTATTTCCAGGACAGCTTTTGGAAGCAGCTACTTGGAAGGGCAGCACATATTTGATATGCTAACGAGGATGGCTCACATTATTTCAGGAAACAATTACAGAATTAGAATTCCTGGAATTGG aaatttttttaagacaagTGATGACATTGAATCAGAAAATCTGGAAGCGACAATAAGAAGCTCTTTCATGAACATGATGAAGAAAAGAGAGCAAGAGGCAATGTTAGGAAATATAGATGGCTATGGACATGATTTCTTTGGATTGCTCCTAGAGGCCTATCACGATTCGGATAAGACCAAGAAAATATCAGTAGATGACCTCATTGATGAGTGCAAGACTTTTTATGTAGGTGGGCAGGAAATGACATCAAGCTCACTTACCTGGAGTGTTCTTCTTCTAGCAATTCACACAGATTAG
- the LOC118046738 gene encoding cytochrome P450 CYP749A22 — protein sequence MEALIIFILSCLSVLFILHLIRFFNKVWWDPIRIQSAMRSQGMKGPPYRFLHGNTKEIYNMRNEIMSSPMELSHQMLARIQPHVYSWIKLYGMNFLNWYGPQAQLVITEPKLIKEVLSNKDGAYPKLVIQNYAEKLLGDGLVLSQGKKWLKMRKLAIHAFHAESLKGTIPAMIVSVETMLDRWRREGIKEIEVFQEFKVLTSEIISRAAFRSSYLEGKNIFDMLTRMALIVGRNNYKVGISGIKKFFKTRDDIESEKLDRGIRDSMLKVIKRREEVMVGTEPDDYGSDFLGLLLKAYHENDKTKKISIDDLIDECKTFYVAGHETTTSSLTWTLLFLAIHTDWQNRAREEVLQIFGQQNPCPDSIGRLKTMTMIVNESLRLYPPVFNLTREVQREVKLGKLTVPAKMTLSLSVLALHNNPQIWGEDAHLFKPERFAGGVAEATKNNATAFLPFGLGPRSCVGLNFALSEIKIALSMILQHYRFTLSPTYVHSPEHILTISPRYGLQILFEAL from the exons ATGGAAGCCCTGATAATTTTCATTCTAAGTTGCCTCTCTGTGCTTTTCATTCTACATCTCATAAGGTTCTTCAACAAAGTATGGTGGGATCCAATTCGAATACAATCTGCGATGAGGTCACAAGGCATGAAAGGTCCTCCTTACAGGTTCCTGCATGGAAACACCAAAGAGATTTACAATATGAGAAATGAAATCATGAGCAGTCCAATGGAACTATCACACCAGATGCTTGCTAGAATTCAACCCCATGTTTATTCATGGATCAAGCTATATG GGATGAACTTTCTTAATTGGTATGGTCCCCAAGCTCAACTGGTGATCACTGAACCTAAGCTGATCAAAGAGGTATTGAGCAATAAAGATGGAGCATACCCTAAATTAGTGATCCAAAATTATGCAGAGAAGCTCTTAGGGGATGGGCTTGTCTTGTCCCAAGGTAAAAAATGGCTTAAGATGCGTAAACTAGCGATCCACGCGTTTCATGCAGAGAGCTTGAAA GGGACGATTCCAGCAATGATCGTGAGTGTAGAGACAATGCTTGACAGATGGAGACGGGAGGGAATCAAGGAAATTGAGGTCTTCCAAGAATTCAAGGTCTTAACATCAGAGATTATTTCCAGGGCTGCTTTCAGAAGCAGTTATTTGGAAGGGAAAAACATCTTTGATATGCTGACGAGAATGGCTCTCATAGTTGGCAGAAACAACTATAAAGTTGGAATTTCTGGGATTAA aaaatttttcaaaacaagggATGATATTGAATCAGAGAAACTTGATCGAGGGATACGGGACTCTATGTTAAAGGTtataaagagaagagaagaggtgATGGTGGGTACTGAACCAGATGATTATGGAAGTGATTTTCTTGGTCTACTTCTAAAGGCTTATCACGAAAATGATAAGACCAAGAAAATATCAATAGATGATCTGATCGATGAGTGCAAGACTTTTTATGTTGCTGGACATGAAACAACCACAAGCTCACTTACCTGGACGCTTCTCTTTCTAGCAATTCACACAGATTGGCAAAACAGAGCAAGGGAGGAGGTGCTTCAAATATTTGGCCAGCAAAATCCATGTCCTGATAGTATTGGAAGACTGAAAACT ATGACCATGATTGTTAATGAGTCTTTAAGGCTATATCCTCCAGTTTTCAATCTCACGAGAGAAGTGCAAAGGGAAGTCAAACTGGGGAAGCTAACTGTTCCGGCAAAGATGACTCTGAGTTTGTCAGTACTTGCACTTCACAATAATCCACAAATATGGGGGGAAGATGCTCACCTTTTCAAACCAGAAAGATTTGCCGGCGGGGTGGCCGAAGCTACGAAGAATAATGCCACTGCTTTTCTTCCATTCGGCCTGGGACCTCGAAGTTGTGTGGGCTTGAACTTTGCACTTTCAGAAATTAAGATTGCGCTCTCTATGATCCTACAGCATTACAGGTTCACTTTGTCACCCACCTATGTCCACTCACCGGAGCACATTCTAACAATAAGCCCACGATATGGACTTCAAATCCTATTCGAGGCACTGTAA
- the LOC118046733 gene encoding cytochrome P450 CYP749A22, which translates to MVFLGNMIILLFSSLCICLTFTLVRVLHKLWWTPIRTQNFMASQGIRGPSYRFIHGSTKEVLIMKKEAMAKPMTLSHNILPKVLPQIYTWINTYGRNYLSWYGPKAHFVVSEPELVKEILNNKDRSYPKGDIPAYFRLLSGNGVTTSEGEKWTKHRKLSTYAFNAENLKGMIPEMIASVEMLLERWKQNEGREIEVYQELRLLTSEVISRTAFGSSYLEGKDIFDMLTKLSLIIQTNIYKLRLPGISKFWKTQDEIESEKLVKGIHNSVMEIIKKREEKVKNGEADGFGNDFLGVLLISYHDADEKKRISIEDLVDECKTFYFAGQESTNSLLSWTILLLAIHTDWQEEARKEVFNIFGQQKPNLDGIAKLKILSMIINETLRLYPPVLGLIRKVEREVQIGQLTLPANMNLYIANAALHHDPEIWGEDVHLFKPERFSGGVAKATNNIPAAFFPFGLGPRTCVGLNFATTEAKITLSMILQKYLFTLSPTYTHSPYEAITLCPRNGVQVILHSL; encoded by the exons ATGGTTTTTCTAGGAAATATGATAATCCTTCTCTTTAGCTCCTTGTGCATATGTCTTACCTTTACGCTCGTCAGGGTCCTTCACAAACTATGGTGGACTCCCATTCGCACACAAAATTTCATGGCTTCTCAGGGAATCAGAGGCCCTTCTTACAGGTTCATCCATGGGAGCACAAAAGAAGTTCTGATCATGAAGAAAGAAGCCATGGCCAAACCCATGACCTTATCACATAACATACTTCCCAAAGTTCTGCCTCAAATTTACACATGGATCAACACATATG GGCGGAATTATCTTAGCTGGTATGGTCCTAAAGCTCATTTTGTTGTTTCGGAGCCGGAGCTAGTCAAAGAGATACTAAATAACAAGGATAGATCTTATCCAAAAGGAGACATTCCAGCCTATTTCAGATTGCTGTCAGGGAATGGAGTCACAACATCAGAAGGCGAAAAATGGACAAAACATAGAAAACTGTCCACTTATGCTTTCAATGCAGAGAACTTGAAA GGTATGATTCCAGAAATGATTGCCAGTGTTGAGATGCTGCTAGAAAGGTGGAAACAGAATGAAGGCAGAGAGATCGAGGTCTACCAAGAACTCAGGTTATTGACGTCAGAAGTAATTTCCAGGACAGCCTTTGGGAGTAGTTACTTAGAGGGGAAGGACATTTTCGACATGTTGACGAAGTTGTCCCTGATAATACAAACGAATATCTACAAACTTAGGCTTCCTGGCATTAG tAAGTTCTGGAAGACTCAGGATGAAATAGAATCAGAGAAACTCGTGAAAGGAATACATAACTCTGTGATGGagataataaagaagagagaagaaaaggtgaAGAATGGAGAAGCAGATGGATTTGGGAATGATTTTCTTGGAGTTCTTTTGATTTCATACCATGATGCGGACGAGAAGAAGAGGATTTCAATAGAAGATTTGGTTGACGAGTGCAAGACATTCTACTTTGCTGGACAGGAATCCACTAATTCATTGCTTTCCTGGACTATACTGCTTTTAGCAATCCATACGGATTGGCAAGAGGAAGCCAGAAAGGAGGTGTTCAATATATTTGGCCAACAAAAACCAAATCTAGATGGCATCGCAAAACTTAAGATT TTGAGCATGATTATCAATGAGACTCTAAGATTATATCCTCCGGTGCTTGGCCTTATAAGGAAAGTTGAAAGAGAAGTTCAAATTGGGCAGCTTACTTTACCAGCTAACATGAACCTGTACATTGCTAATGCGGCACTTCACCATGATCCTGAAATATGGGGAGAAGACGTGCATCTTTTCAAGCCAGAGAGGTTCTCAGGAGGAGTTGCTAAGGCTACAAACAACATCCCTGCTGCATTTTTTCCCTTTGGGTTAGGACCTCGTACTTGTGTGGGTTTGAACTTTGCCACAACTGAAGCAAAAATTACTCTGTCGATGATTTTGCAGAAATACCTCTTCACCCTTTCCCCAACCTATACCCACTCACCATATGAGGCAATTACGCTCTGTCCACGAAATGGAGTTCAGGTAATCCTTCACTCGTTGTAG